Proteins encoded in a region of the Microbacterium neungamense genome:
- a CDS encoding serine hydrolase domain-containing protein has protein sequence MPHRPSRRLRTVLGAAAVLALTLTGCTSADPTVTYTPPPQAEGGLPEDTVAQLQTAVDEAMAAAGASGAIVGVWVPWSGSWVTGVGTQGAGDDAEVTTDMSFRIADVTRLMTCDVLYGMADDGLIPLDGKVPDYVPGVADMADITLLDLCNGTSGAGSSEEKVKPYLLNTPERVWAPLQLASFGLGQPRSEAKTAYRDSDAGYLMLGMALERESGKSASQLIAEYVTRPLGLESTSLPGDKAAPPQPAPALKGYYLPAIEGGYDCAAPVDITGMSASTGFTDSGAVSTIEELGRYVQAEARQALRGEKAEPARFGSPLPAGPGAPSWHQATGGGYLVGSMIGQHGWTPGYATAAYADPETGFTVAVTLNNSTSGGAIAGYLAWELAAIASKAPAAAGQTAPEFGLPFTAEQYKQAVLDAAVCAPPAPAE, from the coding sequence ATGCCGCATCGTCCGTCCCGCCGTCTGCGCACCGTGCTCGGCGCCGCCGCCGTTCTCGCGCTGACCCTGACCGGATGCACCTCCGCCGACCCGACCGTCACGTACACCCCGCCGCCTCAGGCGGAGGGCGGGCTGCCCGAGGACACCGTGGCGCAGCTGCAGACCGCGGTCGACGAGGCGATGGCGGCGGCCGGGGCATCCGGCGCCATCGTCGGCGTGTGGGTGCCGTGGAGCGGCAGCTGGGTCACCGGCGTCGGCACGCAGGGAGCGGGCGACGATGCCGAGGTGACCACCGACATGTCCTTCCGGATCGCCGACGTCACCCGGCTGATGACCTGCGACGTGCTGTACGGCATGGCCGACGACGGGCTCATCCCGCTCGACGGCAAGGTGCCCGACTACGTGCCCGGCGTCGCCGACATGGCCGACATCACCCTGCTCGACCTGTGCAATGGCACGAGCGGCGCCGGCTCCTCGGAGGAGAAGGTCAAGCCGTACCTGCTGAACACGCCGGAGCGGGTGTGGGCGCCGCTGCAGCTGGCGAGCTTCGGACTGGGCCAGCCGCGCAGCGAGGCGAAAACCGCGTACCGCGATTCGGATGCCGGCTACCTGATGCTCGGGATGGCGCTGGAGCGCGAATCGGGCAAGAGCGCGTCCCAGCTGATCGCCGAGTACGTCACCCGGCCGCTCGGCCTGGAGAGCACGTCGCTGCCCGGCGACAAGGCCGCCCCGCCGCAGCCGGCTCCCGCGCTCAAGGGCTACTACCTGCCGGCGATCGAGGGCGGGTACGACTGCGCCGCCCCCGTGGACATCACCGGGATGTCGGCGAGCACGGGCTTCACGGACTCGGGCGCCGTGTCGACCATCGAGGAGCTCGGGCGCTACGTCCAGGCCGAGGCCCGGCAGGCGCTGCGCGGGGAGAAGGCCGAGCCGGCCCGCTTCGGCAGCCCGCTGCCGGCCGGCCCCGGCGCGCCGTCCTGGCACCAGGCGACCGGCGGCGGCTACCTGGTCGGATCGATGATCGGCCAGCACGGCTGGACGCCCGGCTACGCCACCGCCGCCTACGCCGACCCGGAGACCGGCTTCACCGTCGCGGTGACCCTGAACAACTCCACCTCCGGCGGCGCCATCGCCGGGTACCTGGCGTGGGAACTCGCCGCGATCGCGTCCAAGGCGCCGGCCGCAGCGGGGCAGACCGCCCCCGAGTTCGGTCTGCCCTTCACCGCCGAGCAGTACAAGCAGGCCGTGCTCGACGCCGCCGTGTGCGCGCCGCCGGCACCTGCGGAGTGA